The following proteins are encoded in a genomic region of Magnolia sinica isolate HGM2019 chromosome 1, MsV1, whole genome shotgun sequence:
- the LOC131237350 gene encoding protein DETOXIFICATION 45, chloroplastic-like isoform X4 has product MEVMQIQSSLSNGLATNMCEGKAKKKMTGSFATQPLVESNSLTLTSKSGINAANVIRHSHLSNECLNSKLFFSTETACRKRVLHVINCHSSSSYGIDAHDAEDRFTPKKSHLLGILIKYITELLGGGPGPGSVKVEVLMLALPAIAGQVVEPLAQLMETAYIGRLGPVELASAGVSVSIFNIISKLFNIPLLSITTSFVAEDLSRNASRESITDRGFLEENNERKSHFDDIMERKQLPSVSTALLLASGIGIIEALAMYFRAGMFINMMGISSASPMFSPAQQFLSLRALGAPAVVVSLATQGIFRGFKDTKTPLFCVGVGNLSSIFLLPVLVYFFRLGITGAAIATVSSQYIMTFLLIWFLKKKAVLLPPKMENLQFAGYIRSGGFLLGRTLSVLITMTLGTSMAARQGPLAMAAHQICLQVWLAVSLLSDALALSSQALISSSYSKGDFKRVKEITFFVLKTGLFTGVCLAIILSAWFGSFAELFTKDMDVLQIVKSGVLFVSASQPINALAFVFDGLHYGVSDFSYSAFSMMLVGAVSSAFLFFVPSVFGLKGVWAGLALFMSLRMAAGIMRLASKTGPWWFLHDSQKTQVSG; this is encoded by the exons ATGGAGGTTATGCAAATACAGAGCTCACTCTCTAATGGATTGGCAACTAATATGTGTGAAGGGAAGGCAAAGAAGAAAATGACTGGATCCTTTGCTACTCAACCTTTAGTTGAAAGCAATTCTCTAACTCTAACATCTAAGAGTGGAATAAATGCTGCCAATGTCATAAGACATTCTCATCTGTCAAATGAGTGTTTGAATTCGAAGCTGTTCTTTTCAACTGAGACTGCCTGCAGAAAGCGTGTTTTGCATGTGATCAATTGTCACTCTTCATCAAGTTATGGCATAGACGCACATGATGCAGAGGACAGATTCACTCCAAAGAAAAGCCATCTTCTTGGAATTTTGATTAAATACATTAC TGAGTTACTAGGTGGTGGACCAGGTCCTGGAAGTGTCAAAGTTGAGGTCTTAATGCTTGCTTTACCAGCAATTGCTGGACAAGTGGTTGAGCCCTTGGCACAACTGATGGAGACAGCTTATATTGGTAGATTAG GTCCTGTGGAGTTAGCTTCAGCTGGTGTTTCAGTGTCAATCTTCAACATTATATCAAAGCTATTCAATATTCCTCTCTTGAGCATCACAACATCCTTTGTGGCTGAAGATCTTTCAAGAAATGCCAGCAGAGAATCCATCACAG ATAGGGGTTTTCTTGAAGAGAACAATGAGAGAAAATCACATTTTGATGATATAATGGAAAGAAAGCAACTACCCTCTGTTTCTACTGCCTTACTTTTAGCATCTGGAATCGGTATCATTGAAGCTTTAGCTATGTACTTCAGAGCTGGAATGTTTATCAACATGATGGGCATATCATCA GCTTCACCTATGTTCAGTCCAGCACAACAATTTCTATCATTGAGAGCTCTTGGTGCTCCTGCGGTTGTAGTTTCTCTGGCCACACAAGGCATCTTCCGTGGTTTTAAGGATACAAAAACACCTTTGTTTTGTGTAG GAGTGGGTAATCTTTCATCCATATTTTTACTTCCTGTACTAGTGTATTTCTTTCGCTTGGGTATCACCGGTGCTGCCATTGCAACTGTGTCATCTCA GTATATTATGACATTTTTGCTCATTTGGTTTCTTAAAAAGAAGGCAGTATTATTGCCTCCCAAGATGGAAAATTTGCAGTTTGCTGGCTATATAAGATCTG GTGGTTTTCTTCTTGGGAGAACCCTATCAGTGCTAATTACCATGACGCTGGGCACATCAATGGCTGCTCGTCAAGGGCCGTTGGCTATGGCAGCTCATCAGATATGCTTGCAAGTGTGGTTGGCTGTATCTCTCCTTTCAGATGCTTTAGCTTTGTCCAGCCAG GCTCTAATATCAAGTTCCTATTCAAAGGGTGACTTCAAAAGAGTGAAAGAAATTACCTTTTTCGTACTAAAG ACAGGACTCTTCACTGGTGTTTGCCTAGCTATAATACTTAGCGCATGGTTTGGCTCTTTTGCTGAATTATTCACCAAGGACATGGATGTGCTACAAATTGTTAAATCAGGAGTGCTG TTCGTGAGTGCCAGCCAGCCCATCAATGCTCTGGCTTTTGTTTTTGATGGTCTACATTATGGTGTTTCAGATTTCTCATATTCAGCTTTCTCCATG ATGCTGGTTGGAGCAGTATCTTctgcatttttgttttttgttcctTCAGTTTTTGGTCTTAAAGGAGTTTGGGCAGGTTTGGCTCTTTTCATGAGCTTGCGAATGGCTGCAGGTATTATGAG ATTAGCATCAAAAACCGGTCCCTGGTGGTTCTTGCATGACTCGCAGAAAACTCAG GTTAGTGGTTGA
- the LOC131237350 gene encoding protein DETOXIFICATION 45, chloroplastic-like isoform X1, whose translation MEVMQIQSSLSNGLATNMCEGKAKKKMTGSFATQPLVESNSLTLTSKSGINAANVIRHSHLSNECLNSKLFFSTETACRKRVLHVINCHSSSSYGIDAHDAEDRFTPKKSHLLGILIKYITELLGGGPGPGSVKVEVLMLALPAIAGQVVEPLAQLMETAYIGRLGPVELASAGVSVSIFNIISKLFNIPLLSITTSFVAEDLSRNASRESITDRGFLEENNERKSHFDDIMERKQLPSVSTALLLASGIGIIEALAMYFRAGMFINMMGISSASPMFSPAQQFLSLRALGAPAVVVSLATQGIFRGFKDTKTPLFCVGVGNLSSIFLLPVLVYFFRLGITGAAIATVSSQYIMTFLLIWFLKKKAVLLPPKMENLQFAGYIRSGGFLLGRTLSVLITMTLGTSMAARQGPLAMAAHQICLQVWLAVSLLSDALALSSQALISSSYSKGDFKRVKEITFFVLKTGLFTGVCLAIILSAWFGSFAELFTKDMDVLQIVKSGVLFVSASQPINALAFVFDGLHYGVSDFSYSAFSMMLVGAVSSAFLFFVPSVFGLKGVWAGLALFMSLRMAAGIMRLASKTGPWWFLHDSQKTQFSFDCSRICCFLISSMKVADVYHLTG comes from the exons ATGGAGGTTATGCAAATACAGAGCTCACTCTCTAATGGATTGGCAACTAATATGTGTGAAGGGAAGGCAAAGAAGAAAATGACTGGATCCTTTGCTACTCAACCTTTAGTTGAAAGCAATTCTCTAACTCTAACATCTAAGAGTGGAATAAATGCTGCCAATGTCATAAGACATTCTCATCTGTCAAATGAGTGTTTGAATTCGAAGCTGTTCTTTTCAACTGAGACTGCCTGCAGAAAGCGTGTTTTGCATGTGATCAATTGTCACTCTTCATCAAGTTATGGCATAGACGCACATGATGCAGAGGACAGATTCACTCCAAAGAAAAGCCATCTTCTTGGAATTTTGATTAAATACATTAC TGAGTTACTAGGTGGTGGACCAGGTCCTGGAAGTGTCAAAGTTGAGGTCTTAATGCTTGCTTTACCAGCAATTGCTGGACAAGTGGTTGAGCCCTTGGCACAACTGATGGAGACAGCTTATATTGGTAGATTAG GTCCTGTGGAGTTAGCTTCAGCTGGTGTTTCAGTGTCAATCTTCAACATTATATCAAAGCTATTCAATATTCCTCTCTTGAGCATCACAACATCCTTTGTGGCTGAAGATCTTTCAAGAAATGCCAGCAGAGAATCCATCACAG ATAGGGGTTTTCTTGAAGAGAACAATGAGAGAAAATCACATTTTGATGATATAATGGAAAGAAAGCAACTACCCTCTGTTTCTACTGCCTTACTTTTAGCATCTGGAATCGGTATCATTGAAGCTTTAGCTATGTACTTCAGAGCTGGAATGTTTATCAACATGATGGGCATATCATCA GCTTCACCTATGTTCAGTCCAGCACAACAATTTCTATCATTGAGAGCTCTTGGTGCTCCTGCGGTTGTAGTTTCTCTGGCCACACAAGGCATCTTCCGTGGTTTTAAGGATACAAAAACACCTTTGTTTTGTGTAG GAGTGGGTAATCTTTCATCCATATTTTTACTTCCTGTACTAGTGTATTTCTTTCGCTTGGGTATCACCGGTGCTGCCATTGCAACTGTGTCATCTCA GTATATTATGACATTTTTGCTCATTTGGTTTCTTAAAAAGAAGGCAGTATTATTGCCTCCCAAGATGGAAAATTTGCAGTTTGCTGGCTATATAAGATCTG GTGGTTTTCTTCTTGGGAGAACCCTATCAGTGCTAATTACCATGACGCTGGGCACATCAATGGCTGCTCGTCAAGGGCCGTTGGCTATGGCAGCTCATCAGATATGCTTGCAAGTGTGGTTGGCTGTATCTCTCCTTTCAGATGCTTTAGCTTTGTCCAGCCAG GCTCTAATATCAAGTTCCTATTCAAAGGGTGACTTCAAAAGAGTGAAAGAAATTACCTTTTTCGTACTAAAG ACAGGACTCTTCACTGGTGTTTGCCTAGCTATAATACTTAGCGCATGGTTTGGCTCTTTTGCTGAATTATTCACCAAGGACATGGATGTGCTACAAATTGTTAAATCAGGAGTGCTG TTCGTGAGTGCCAGCCAGCCCATCAATGCTCTGGCTTTTGTTTTTGATGGTCTACATTATGGTGTTTCAGATTTCTCATATTCAGCTTTCTCCATG ATGCTGGTTGGAGCAGTATCTTctgcatttttgttttttgttcctTCAGTTTTTGGTCTTAAAGGAGTTTGGGCAGGTTTGGCTCTTTTCATGAGCTTGCGAATGGCTGCAGGTATTATGAG ATTAGCATCAAAAACCGGTCCCTGGTGGTTCTTGCATGACTCGCAGAAAACTCAG TTTTCTTTTGATTGTAGCAGGATTTGCTGTTTTCTAATTTCCAGCATGAAAGTTGCTGACGTTTACCATTTAACAGGTTAG
- the LOC131237350 gene encoding protein DETOXIFICATION 45, chloroplastic-like isoform X3, whose protein sequence is MEVMQIQSSLSNGLATNMCEGKAKKKMTGSFATQPLVESNSLTLTSKSGINAANVIRHSHLSNECLNSKLFFSTETACRKRVLHVINCHSSSSYGIDAHDAEDRFTPKKSHLLGILIKYITELLGGGPGPGSVKVEVLMLALPAIAGQVVEPLAQLMETAYIGRLGPVELASAGVSVSIFNIISKLFNIPLLSITTSFVAEDLSRNASRESITDRGFLEENNERKSHFDDIMERKQLPSVSTALLLASGIGIIEALAMYFRAGMFINMMGISSASPMFSPAQQFLSLRALGAPAVVVSLATQGIFRGFKDTKTPLFCVGVGNLSSIFLLPVLVYFFRLGITGAAIATVSSQYIMTFLLIWFLKKKAVLLPPKMENLQFAGYIRSGGFLLGRTLSVLITMTLGTSMAARQGPLAMAAHQICLQVWLAVSLLSDALALSSQALISSSYSKGDFKRVKEITFFVLKTGLFTGVCLAIILSAWFGSFAELFTKDMDVLQIVKSGVLFVSASQPINALAFVFDGLHYGVSDFSYSAFSMMLVGAVSSAFLFFVPSVFGLKGVWAGLALFMSLRMAAGIMRLASKTGPWWFLHDSQKTQDLLFSNFQHESC, encoded by the exons ATGGAGGTTATGCAAATACAGAGCTCACTCTCTAATGGATTGGCAACTAATATGTGTGAAGGGAAGGCAAAGAAGAAAATGACTGGATCCTTTGCTACTCAACCTTTAGTTGAAAGCAATTCTCTAACTCTAACATCTAAGAGTGGAATAAATGCTGCCAATGTCATAAGACATTCTCATCTGTCAAATGAGTGTTTGAATTCGAAGCTGTTCTTTTCAACTGAGACTGCCTGCAGAAAGCGTGTTTTGCATGTGATCAATTGTCACTCTTCATCAAGTTATGGCATAGACGCACATGATGCAGAGGACAGATTCACTCCAAAGAAAAGCCATCTTCTTGGAATTTTGATTAAATACATTAC TGAGTTACTAGGTGGTGGACCAGGTCCTGGAAGTGTCAAAGTTGAGGTCTTAATGCTTGCTTTACCAGCAATTGCTGGACAAGTGGTTGAGCCCTTGGCACAACTGATGGAGACAGCTTATATTGGTAGATTAG GTCCTGTGGAGTTAGCTTCAGCTGGTGTTTCAGTGTCAATCTTCAACATTATATCAAAGCTATTCAATATTCCTCTCTTGAGCATCACAACATCCTTTGTGGCTGAAGATCTTTCAAGAAATGCCAGCAGAGAATCCATCACAG ATAGGGGTTTTCTTGAAGAGAACAATGAGAGAAAATCACATTTTGATGATATAATGGAAAGAAAGCAACTACCCTCTGTTTCTACTGCCTTACTTTTAGCATCTGGAATCGGTATCATTGAAGCTTTAGCTATGTACTTCAGAGCTGGAATGTTTATCAACATGATGGGCATATCATCA GCTTCACCTATGTTCAGTCCAGCACAACAATTTCTATCATTGAGAGCTCTTGGTGCTCCTGCGGTTGTAGTTTCTCTGGCCACACAAGGCATCTTCCGTGGTTTTAAGGATACAAAAACACCTTTGTTTTGTGTAG GAGTGGGTAATCTTTCATCCATATTTTTACTTCCTGTACTAGTGTATTTCTTTCGCTTGGGTATCACCGGTGCTGCCATTGCAACTGTGTCATCTCA GTATATTATGACATTTTTGCTCATTTGGTTTCTTAAAAAGAAGGCAGTATTATTGCCTCCCAAGATGGAAAATTTGCAGTTTGCTGGCTATATAAGATCTG GTGGTTTTCTTCTTGGGAGAACCCTATCAGTGCTAATTACCATGACGCTGGGCACATCAATGGCTGCTCGTCAAGGGCCGTTGGCTATGGCAGCTCATCAGATATGCTTGCAAGTGTGGTTGGCTGTATCTCTCCTTTCAGATGCTTTAGCTTTGTCCAGCCAG GCTCTAATATCAAGTTCCTATTCAAAGGGTGACTTCAAAAGAGTGAAAGAAATTACCTTTTTCGTACTAAAG ACAGGACTCTTCACTGGTGTTTGCCTAGCTATAATACTTAGCGCATGGTTTGGCTCTTTTGCTGAATTATTCACCAAGGACATGGATGTGCTACAAATTGTTAAATCAGGAGTGCTG TTCGTGAGTGCCAGCCAGCCCATCAATGCTCTGGCTTTTGTTTTTGATGGTCTACATTATGGTGTTTCAGATTTCTCATATTCAGCTTTCTCCATG ATGCTGGTTGGAGCAGTATCTTctgcatttttgttttttgttcctTCAGTTTTTGGTCTTAAAGGAGTTTGGGCAGGTTTGGCTCTTTTCATGAGCTTGCGAATGGCTGCAGGTATTATGAG ATTAGCATCAAAAACCGGTCCCTGGTGGTTCTTGCATGACTCGCAGAAAACTCAG GATTTGCTGTTTTCTAATTTCCAGCATGAAAGTTGCTGA
- the LOC131237350 gene encoding protein DETOXIFICATION 45, chloroplastic-like isoform X2 has product MEVMQIQSSLSNGLATNMCEGKAKKKMTGSFATQPLVESNSLTLTSKSGINAANVIRHSHLSNECLNSKLFFSTETACRKRVLHVINCHSSSSYGIDAHDAEDRFTPKKSHLLGILIKYITELLGGGPGPGSVKVEVLMLALPAIAGQVVEPLAQLMETAYIGRLGPVELASAGVSVSIFNIISKLFNIPLLSITTSFVAEDLSRNASRESITDRGFLEENNERKSHFDDIMERKQLPSVSTALLLASGIGIIEALAMYFRAGMFINMMGISSASPMFSPAQQFLSLRALGAPAVVVSLATQGIFRGFKDTKTPLFCVGVGNLSSIFLLPVLVYFFRLGITGAAIATVSSQYIMTFLLIWFLKKKAVLLPPKMENLQFAGYIRSGGFLLGRTLSVLITMTLGTSMAARQGPLAMAAHQICLQVWLAVSLLSDALALSSQALISSSYSKGDFKRVKEITFFVLKTGLFTGVCLAIILSAWFGSFAELFTKDMDVLQIVKSGVLFVSASQPINALAFVFDGLHYGVSDFSYSAFSMMLVGAVSSAFLFFVPSVFGLKGVWAGLALFMSLRMAAGIMRLASKTGPWWFLHDSQKTQQDLLFSNFQHESC; this is encoded by the exons ATGGAGGTTATGCAAATACAGAGCTCACTCTCTAATGGATTGGCAACTAATATGTGTGAAGGGAAGGCAAAGAAGAAAATGACTGGATCCTTTGCTACTCAACCTTTAGTTGAAAGCAATTCTCTAACTCTAACATCTAAGAGTGGAATAAATGCTGCCAATGTCATAAGACATTCTCATCTGTCAAATGAGTGTTTGAATTCGAAGCTGTTCTTTTCAACTGAGACTGCCTGCAGAAAGCGTGTTTTGCATGTGATCAATTGTCACTCTTCATCAAGTTATGGCATAGACGCACATGATGCAGAGGACAGATTCACTCCAAAGAAAAGCCATCTTCTTGGAATTTTGATTAAATACATTAC TGAGTTACTAGGTGGTGGACCAGGTCCTGGAAGTGTCAAAGTTGAGGTCTTAATGCTTGCTTTACCAGCAATTGCTGGACAAGTGGTTGAGCCCTTGGCACAACTGATGGAGACAGCTTATATTGGTAGATTAG GTCCTGTGGAGTTAGCTTCAGCTGGTGTTTCAGTGTCAATCTTCAACATTATATCAAAGCTATTCAATATTCCTCTCTTGAGCATCACAACATCCTTTGTGGCTGAAGATCTTTCAAGAAATGCCAGCAGAGAATCCATCACAG ATAGGGGTTTTCTTGAAGAGAACAATGAGAGAAAATCACATTTTGATGATATAATGGAAAGAAAGCAACTACCCTCTGTTTCTACTGCCTTACTTTTAGCATCTGGAATCGGTATCATTGAAGCTTTAGCTATGTACTTCAGAGCTGGAATGTTTATCAACATGATGGGCATATCATCA GCTTCACCTATGTTCAGTCCAGCACAACAATTTCTATCATTGAGAGCTCTTGGTGCTCCTGCGGTTGTAGTTTCTCTGGCCACACAAGGCATCTTCCGTGGTTTTAAGGATACAAAAACACCTTTGTTTTGTGTAG GAGTGGGTAATCTTTCATCCATATTTTTACTTCCTGTACTAGTGTATTTCTTTCGCTTGGGTATCACCGGTGCTGCCATTGCAACTGTGTCATCTCA GTATATTATGACATTTTTGCTCATTTGGTTTCTTAAAAAGAAGGCAGTATTATTGCCTCCCAAGATGGAAAATTTGCAGTTTGCTGGCTATATAAGATCTG GTGGTTTTCTTCTTGGGAGAACCCTATCAGTGCTAATTACCATGACGCTGGGCACATCAATGGCTGCTCGTCAAGGGCCGTTGGCTATGGCAGCTCATCAGATATGCTTGCAAGTGTGGTTGGCTGTATCTCTCCTTTCAGATGCTTTAGCTTTGTCCAGCCAG GCTCTAATATCAAGTTCCTATTCAAAGGGTGACTTCAAAAGAGTGAAAGAAATTACCTTTTTCGTACTAAAG ACAGGACTCTTCACTGGTGTTTGCCTAGCTATAATACTTAGCGCATGGTTTGGCTCTTTTGCTGAATTATTCACCAAGGACATGGATGTGCTACAAATTGTTAAATCAGGAGTGCTG TTCGTGAGTGCCAGCCAGCCCATCAATGCTCTGGCTTTTGTTTTTGATGGTCTACATTATGGTGTTTCAGATTTCTCATATTCAGCTTTCTCCATG ATGCTGGTTGGAGCAGTATCTTctgcatttttgttttttgttcctTCAGTTTTTGGTCTTAAAGGAGTTTGGGCAGGTTTGGCTCTTTTCATGAGCTTGCGAATGGCTGCAGGTATTATGAG ATTAGCATCAAAAACCGGTCCCTGGTGGTTCTTGCATGACTCGCAGAAAACTCAG CAGGATTTGCTGTTTTCTAATTTCCAGCATGAAAGTTGCTGA
- the LOC131237350 gene encoding protein DETOXIFICATION 45, chloroplastic-like isoform X5 → MEVMQIQSSLSNGLATNMCEGKAKKKMTGSFATQPLVESNSLTLTSKSGINAANVIRHSHLSNECLNSKLFFSTETACRKRVLHVINCHSSSSYGIDAHDAEDRFTPKKSHLLGILIKYITELLGGGPGPGSVKVEVLMLALPAIAGQVVEPLAQLMETAYIGRLGPVELASAGVSVSIFNIISKLFNIPLLSITTSFVAEDLSRNASRESITDRGFLEENNERKSHFDDIMERKQLPSVSTALLLASGIGIIEALAMYFRAGMFINMMGISSASPMFSPAQQFLSLRALGAPAVVVSLATQGIFRGFKDTKTPLFCVGVGNLSSIFLLPVLVYFFRLGITGAAIATVSSQYIMTFLLIWFLKKKAVLLPPKMENLQFAGYIRSGGFLLGRTLSVLITMTLGTSMAARQGPLAMAAHQICLQVWLAVSLLSDALALSSQALISSSYSKGDFKRVKEITFFVLKTGLFTGVCLAIILSAWFGSFAELFTKDMDVLQIVKSGVLFVSASQPINALAFVFDGLHYGVSDFSYSAFSMMLVGAVSSAFLFFVPSVFGLKGVWAGLALFMSLRMAAGIMRLASKTGPWWFLHDSQKTQEA, encoded by the exons ATGGAGGTTATGCAAATACAGAGCTCACTCTCTAATGGATTGGCAACTAATATGTGTGAAGGGAAGGCAAAGAAGAAAATGACTGGATCCTTTGCTACTCAACCTTTAGTTGAAAGCAATTCTCTAACTCTAACATCTAAGAGTGGAATAAATGCTGCCAATGTCATAAGACATTCTCATCTGTCAAATGAGTGTTTGAATTCGAAGCTGTTCTTTTCAACTGAGACTGCCTGCAGAAAGCGTGTTTTGCATGTGATCAATTGTCACTCTTCATCAAGTTATGGCATAGACGCACATGATGCAGAGGACAGATTCACTCCAAAGAAAAGCCATCTTCTTGGAATTTTGATTAAATACATTAC TGAGTTACTAGGTGGTGGACCAGGTCCTGGAAGTGTCAAAGTTGAGGTCTTAATGCTTGCTTTACCAGCAATTGCTGGACAAGTGGTTGAGCCCTTGGCACAACTGATGGAGACAGCTTATATTGGTAGATTAG GTCCTGTGGAGTTAGCTTCAGCTGGTGTTTCAGTGTCAATCTTCAACATTATATCAAAGCTATTCAATATTCCTCTCTTGAGCATCACAACATCCTTTGTGGCTGAAGATCTTTCAAGAAATGCCAGCAGAGAATCCATCACAG ATAGGGGTTTTCTTGAAGAGAACAATGAGAGAAAATCACATTTTGATGATATAATGGAAAGAAAGCAACTACCCTCTGTTTCTACTGCCTTACTTTTAGCATCTGGAATCGGTATCATTGAAGCTTTAGCTATGTACTTCAGAGCTGGAATGTTTATCAACATGATGGGCATATCATCA GCTTCACCTATGTTCAGTCCAGCACAACAATTTCTATCATTGAGAGCTCTTGGTGCTCCTGCGGTTGTAGTTTCTCTGGCCACACAAGGCATCTTCCGTGGTTTTAAGGATACAAAAACACCTTTGTTTTGTGTAG GAGTGGGTAATCTTTCATCCATATTTTTACTTCCTGTACTAGTGTATTTCTTTCGCTTGGGTATCACCGGTGCTGCCATTGCAACTGTGTCATCTCA GTATATTATGACATTTTTGCTCATTTGGTTTCTTAAAAAGAAGGCAGTATTATTGCCTCCCAAGATGGAAAATTTGCAGTTTGCTGGCTATATAAGATCTG GTGGTTTTCTTCTTGGGAGAACCCTATCAGTGCTAATTACCATGACGCTGGGCACATCAATGGCTGCTCGTCAAGGGCCGTTGGCTATGGCAGCTCATCAGATATGCTTGCAAGTGTGGTTGGCTGTATCTCTCCTTTCAGATGCTTTAGCTTTGTCCAGCCAG GCTCTAATATCAAGTTCCTATTCAAAGGGTGACTTCAAAAGAGTGAAAGAAATTACCTTTTTCGTACTAAAG ACAGGACTCTTCACTGGTGTTTGCCTAGCTATAATACTTAGCGCATGGTTTGGCTCTTTTGCTGAATTATTCACCAAGGACATGGATGTGCTACAAATTGTTAAATCAGGAGTGCTG TTCGTGAGTGCCAGCCAGCCCATCAATGCTCTGGCTTTTGTTTTTGATGGTCTACATTATGGTGTTTCAGATTTCTCATATTCAGCTTTCTCCATG ATGCTGGTTGGAGCAGTATCTTctgcatttttgttttttgttcctTCAGTTTTTGGTCTTAAAGGAGTTTGGGCAGGTTTGGCTCTTTTCATGAGCTTGCGAATGGCTGCAGGTATTATGAG ATTAGCATCAAAAACCGGTCCCTGGTGGTTCTTGCATGACTCGCAGAAAACTCAG GAAGCCTAG